ttttcattatttgacTGCATAACCAACAATGTGTGGTTTGATCATAAAAAACAGCGGGGCTTGGATGTGACGTAGCTGCAGGTCAGAGAAGCCAGCTGCCTCGAAGTGCTTCCAAGTAGCACGGGTCGTCTCACAGCCATCACCGAAATAGTACCTTACAAACATACAAGTACAGACTTTCTTACTCTATAGTGGTCATATGCTTTGTTACAAGTATTCCATCATTATGTAAAACAAACTATGGTttcaaagcaaaaacaacaacaaaaaattataatctgCCTGAACTGAACCCATGATCTCCAGTTATGCATGGGTGATTGAAtgcatatatatttgatatatttatgcaGACATCTCACCCACCTATGTTTTATCAAAGCTCCATCATACTTTTTTAGCTTTTACATTTACCACTATatgaaaacaaaagtaaaatatatggtgattttataaatactgtgtttttatatTACCAGAATGGTTGAAGAACATGTTGAAAAAAGTAAGTCCAGCTTGAGGGGTCAGACACCACATGTTCAAGGAAGAAAAATGCTCCTccctaaagaaaaaaatacaaatgaattatATATTTCAACCCGTAATTGTGAATTTCAATACAGCCGTTTAGTTTACAATATTGCAGCATTTCTAAACAGCAGCCCTAAAACAAACAGCTGGTTCTAATGGATTTAATGGATCGCAGCCAAACGGCCATCTACATGTAGTCACGCAATGCTGTAACCTTTCATCTCAAATAAACTTAATGCAATCAATATTTACTCTTTGGTTTTGGAGAGATAAGAAACAGTTTATGAACCATTAAAGCATATCGGAGCTTCAGCACCTAAGCACTGTCTGTCCTAAACTTACAGGCCTCAGAACTCTCTTTGCTTCTTGCAGAACCTTCGGTGAATCCTGGACTGAGCACAGAACCAGCGTGCACACCACAACATCCACGGAGTTGTCCTCCACCGCCTTTAGATTCTCCCCCGACGCCACTATGAAGCTGTCATAAACGAGTTGGTCGTTCTTGGTCATACTTTTCTTCAGGTACTTTTGGAAATGCGGGTTGGGGTCGGTGCATGTGATCCTGGAGCCCGTCGGGTAGTGCTCGAAGTTCGCCCCGGATCCGCAGCCCACCTCCAAGATACGCAGAGAGCCTTTCGTGGGGTAGAACTTGTCCAGGTTTCTAAATAGTTCCCTTTTGTTGTCTTTCATTTTGTCGTTGTAGGAGATTGTCATTTTATAGACGATTAGAGGAAAGACGCGTTTGTAGAAAGAGAAAAATCCAATCACCTCTGCAATGTACAGCGGGAGAGTGAGGACTTTGACTAAGAAAGCGCAAGCGTTCATAAACAGCGTCATTTTAAACGACAAATCTGACTGGAACTCTAAACTATATTTGATATACAAGAGGAGAGTACGTTAGCTGTTGCGCGCACCTTGTGCCAACTGAACTGACTGATCAAAATAAACGTCATTAACGCACGTAATCTGCTCCAGCCAGGCAGTAATCCAGTCTGTCACCAGATGGCGTCCGTGTATAAATAATATTAGtggatctttctttcttttcctcacTCAAAGTAACCCTCGAAGACACGAATAAGTTAGTAGTTTTGAGAAATATGTACAAACAGAAATAAGTACTGACTCTTTCAAAGGCTCATAcctaataaaaacttattttatatgGAGCGGTCCAATATTGAGGTCACATGG
This is a stretch of genomic DNA from Carassius carassius chromosome 10, fCarCar2.1, whole genome shotgun sequence. It encodes these proteins:
- the LOC132151747 gene encoding N6-adenosine-methyltransferase TMT1A-like; the encoded protein is MTLFMNACAFLVKVLTLPLYIAEVIGFFSFYKRVFPLIVYKMTISYNDKMKDNKRELFRNLDKFYPTKGSLRILEVGCGSGANFEHYPTGSRITCTDPNPHFQKYLKKSMTKNDQLVYDSFIVASGENLKAVEDNSVDVVVCTLVLCSVQDSPKVLQEAKRVLRPGGAFFFLEHVVSDPSSWTYFFQHVLQPFWYYFGDGCETTRATWKHFEAAGFSDLQLRHIQAPLFFMIKPHIVGYAVK